A section of the Vespa velutina chromosome 6, iVesVel2.1, whole genome shotgun sequence genome encodes:
- the LOC124950046 gene encoding GTPase-activating Rap/Ran-GAP domain-like protein 3 isoform X2 — translation MSSLRRTTNQSTREGATSRRHALSGVSTKSVRNLLHSGTAPGSPLRLRSKYELRSISFEGSKVLPWTTRSTTDAISRRGVLSRRCYGSVEMLPQIEQDGSDNGRRFRVENGDSPGEKEEMFGSPNIPILENPEYQTRWYFKYFLGKPFLYTIIVTISRIVIILVIVHQNYVASDHERNPLFLSVVMSEGGDQCVSHYRVILWRRTGAQKISLPFSANKTMTIRQILSNFFGLEKLDKAPREVLSPEIQKDLLLLEEQEGSVNFKFGVIYAKEGQTTDDEMLSNESGSPGFEKFLDILGEKIRLRGWDKYRGGLDVKGDMTGRESVYTIYAGHEVMYHVSTMLPYSKDNPQQLERKRHIGNDIVNIIYTDDPAAVDSFNPNCIRSQFTHVFAVVSALGLLKGWRVAIYCDETVPLFGPSLPCPPIFDDPYHLREFLLVKLINGEKATFNTPTFSRKRERTLDALLRDMYQEHAQDGKSNVSLQRDLLLNSMLNRRAFSDVVEAPGRRREETRSVEMVRVGQAVKLEAIVRGLAPTSLATVGPLKPRPWEPRCIYPDFPHVVICGDVWSENRMILATENGTFLVEEGLSHRMIFDESVQIKQLDVVEQHGILLFRGIDKGKESVYVFRLREFDYDSALSGKTYKFPEFFNNRDDEDEGDEHDEETEENGENEDDYKDGEIEEEDSETIYRENFKFKSSLRSRARTHLRPPAVRSRAHIKDRKLARTRGCHLYSITRQGGSHLRMCAAVGRRLTVLQWKHNAAWTAWCSSADTDTIEGFLLLKEFTASESPILITMIESTEIGNEWMLCCGARHHYELFTASGSSRIVHVETNKPHIVAAIDLREDEEPELLLCYNNMCHFQKCSEESTAPTDFDFKWNSVPIAIACAFPYVIAFTADTMEIRLIINGNLVHTIAMPNLCLITSKRDIFFATTAPEFLSGKCERIRLDSKPTDKEEQASSPPPTTQSSSSSRSNSQNNHSDWKPIRIYRIPLQTLSRNITSNCSQRCPSPVEPEIVSASLTSGENNFLSVDSPRILSRSCNSSPTPPSVAEDLIPTVCRK, via the exons ATCCACGACCGATGCGATATCGAGGAGAGGTGTCCTGTCGAGACGATGCTATGGAAGCGTCGAGATG ttgcCACAAATCGAACAGGACGGCTCCGACAATGGGAGAAGATTTCGAGTGGAGAACGGAGATTCTCCAGGCGAAAAAGAGGAA ATGTTCGGATCTCCGAATATACCGATATTGGAAAATCCCGAGTATCAAACACGTTGGTACTTTAAATACTTTCTAGGAAAGC ctttcCTTTACACCATAATCGTAACCATCTCCCGAATCGTAATCATCCTTGTTATAGTGCATCAAAATTACGTGGCATCGGATCATGAAAGGAatccactctttctctcagtgGTGATGAGCGAGGGTGGCGATCAATGCGTATCGCATTACAGAGTTATTTTATGGAGACGAACG GGCGCTCAAAAGATATCTCTGCCATTTTCGGCAAACAAGACGATGACCATCAGGCAAATCCTgag CAACTTCTTCGGCCTGGAAAAACTCGACAAGGCACCACGCGAAGTTTTGTCTCCTGAGATACAAAAG GATTTACTATTACTGGAAGAACAAGAAGGATCCGTCAATTTCAAGTTCGGTGTTATATACGCGAAGGAGGGTCAGACAACCGACGACGAGATGTTATCGAACG AAAGTGGCAGCCCCGGTTTCGAGAAGTTCCTCGATATTCTCGGTGAGAAGATACGACTCAGAGGTTGGGACAAGTACCGAGGCGGCCTGGATGTTAAAG GTGACATGACCGGAAGAGAAAGCGTTTATACGATATATGCTGGTCACGAAGTGATGTACCACGTCAGCACAATGCTTCCTTATTCGAAGGACAATCCGCAACAGCTCGAGAGAAAAAGGCATATTGGTAATGACATCGTCAACATCATTTATACGGATGATCCAGCAGCCGTGGATAGTTTCAATCCTAATTGCATAAGGAGTCAATTCACTC acgtATTTGCTGTGGTATCAGCGTTAGGACTCCTTAAAGGTTGGCGAGTTGCCATTTATTGCGACGAAACGGTTCCTCTTTTTGGTCCAAGTCTTCCGTGTCCACCAATATTCGACGATCCTTATCATTTGCGAGAATTCCTTCTAGTCAAACTTATCAATGGCGAGAAAGCAACCTTTAACACGCCAACCTTttctagaaaaagagaaagaactcTGGATGCTCTATTGCGTGATATGTATCAGGAACATGCGCAAGATGGCAAGAGCAACGTGAGTCTTCAGCGTGATCTTCTGTTAAAC AGCATGTTGAATCGTCGTGCATTTTCTGACGTTGTTGAAGCACCTGGTCGACGACGAGAAGAAACTCGATCTGTAGAAATGGTCCGCGTTGGTCAGGCTGTTAAATTGGAAGCGATAGTTCGCGGTCTGGCACCAACTTCTCTAGCCACAGTTGGCCCGTTGAAACCAAGACCTTGGGAACCGAGATGTATTTATCCAGATTTCCCTCACGTCGTAATTTGCGGTGACGTTTGGTCGGAGAATAGGATGATACTTGCGACGGAAAATGGAACTTTTCTGGTCGAAG AGGGTCTATCTCACAGAATGATTTTCGATGAGTCAGTTCAAATCAAACAACTCGACGTGGTAGAGCAACACggtattcttctctttcgcgGAATCGATAAAGGCAAAGAAAGCGTATACGTTTTTCGTTTGCGTGAATTCGATTACGATTCGGCTTTGAGTGGAAAAACATACAAATTCCCGGAATTCTTTAACAATCgtgacgacgaagacgagggAGACGAGCACGACGAAGAAACGGAAGAGAACGGTGAGAACGAGGATGATTATAAGGATGGCGAGATCGAGGAAGAAGATTCCGAGACGatttatcgagaaaattttaaattcaaatcATCTTTACGTTCTCGAGCACGGACACACCTTCGACCACCCGCGGTTAGAAGTCGAGCACATATTAAGGATAGAAAATTGGCTCGTACTCGTGGTTGCCATCTCTACAGTATCACCAGGCAAGGTGGCTCGCACTTGCGAATG TGTGCGGCCGTTGGACGACGTTTGACGGTCCTCCAATGGAAACATAATGCAGCTTGGACAGCTTGGTGCTCTTCCGCAGACACCGACACGATCGAAGGTTTCTTATTGCTCAAAGAATTTACAGCTAGCGAAAGCCCAATCCTTATTACGATGATAGAGAGCACCGAGATCGGGAACGAATGGATGCTGTGTTGCGGTGCACGCCATCATTATGAACTCTTCACGGCGTCCGGAAGTTCACGAATAGTTCACGTCGAAACGAACAAACCGCACATAGTCGCAGCGATCGATCTGCGCGAGGATGAGGAACCAGAACTATTGCTCTGTTATAACA ATATGTGTCACTTTCAAAAGTGCTCGGAAGAGAGTACTGCTCCTACGGACTTTGATTTCAAATGGAATTCAGTGCCAATTGCGATAG CTTGTGCTTTTCCTTACGTGATAGCGTTCACCGCTGACACAATGGAAATTCGTTTGATAATAAATGGAAATCTTGTACATACAATCGCCATGCCGAATCTTTGTTTGATAACCTcgaaaagagatatattttttgcCACAACCGCACCAGAATTTCTATCTGGTAAATGCGAACGTATTCGTCTTGATTCGAAACCTACTGACAAAGAGGAACAAGCAAGTAGTCCACCACCAACAACGCAATCTTCCTCCTCGTCTCGATCAAACTCACAAA ATAATCATAGCGATTGGAAACCAATAAGAATCTATAGAATACCATTACAAACTCTCTCGCGAAATATAACGTCAAATTGTAGCCAAAGATGTCCGAGTCCAGTGGAACCAGAAATTGTTTCTGCCTCATTGACGAGCggggaaaataattttttgagcGTAGATTCACCAAGAATCTTAAGCAGATCTTGCAATAGCAGCCCGACACCACCAAGTGTCGCTGAAGATCTGATTCCTACCGTGtgtagaaaatag
- the LOC124950046 gene encoding GTPase-activating Rap/Ran-GAP domain-like protein 3 isoform X6, with translation MSSLRRTTNQSTREGATSRRHALSGVSTKSVRNLLHSGTAPGSPLRLRSKYELRSISFEGSKVLPWTTRSTTDAISRRGVLSRRCYGSVEMLPQIEQDGSDNGRRFRVENGDSPGEKEEMFGSPNIPILENPEYQTRWYFKYFLGKLHQNYVASDHERNPLFLSVVMSEGGDQCVSHYRVILWRRTGAQKISLPFSANKTMTIRQILSNFFGLEKLDKAPREVLSPEIQKDLLLLEEQEGSVNFKFGVIYAKEGQTTDDEMLSNESGSPGFEKFLDILGEKIRLRGWDKYRGGLDVKGDMTGRESVYTIYAGHEVMYHVSTMLPYSKDNPQQLERKRHIGNDIVNIIYTDDPAAVDSFNPNCIRSQFTHVFAVVSALGLLKGWRVAIYCDETVPLFGPSLPCPPIFDDPYHLREFLLVKLINGEKATFNTPTFSRKRERTLDALLRDMYQEHAQDGKSNSMLNRRAFSDVVEAPGRRREETRSVEMVRVGQAVKLEAIVRGLAPTSLATVGPLKPRPWEPRCIYPDFPHVVICGDVWSENRMILATENGTFLVEEGLSHRMIFDESVQIKQLDVVEQHGILLFRGIDKGKESVYVFRLREFDYDSALSGKTYKFPEFFNNRDDEDEGDEHDEETEENGENEDDYKDGEIEEEDSETIYRENFKFKSSLRSRARTHLRPPAVRSRAHIKDRKLARTRGCHLYSITRQGGSHLRMCAAVGRRLTVLQWKHNAAWTAWCSSADTDTIEGFLLLKEFTASESPILITMIESTEIGNEWMLCCGARHHYELFTASGSSRIVHVETNKPHIVAAIDLREDEEPELLLCYNNMCHFQKCSEESTAPTDFDFKWNSVPIAIACAFPYVIAFTADTMEIRLIINGNLVHTIAMPNLCLITSKRDIFFATTAPEFLSGKCERIRLDSKPTDKEEQASSPPPTTQSSSSSRSNSQNNHSDWKPIRIYRIPLQTLSRNITSNCSQRCPSPVEPEIVSASLTSGENNFLSVDSPRILSRSCNSSPTPPSVAEDLIPTVCRK, from the exons ATCCACGACCGATGCGATATCGAGGAGAGGTGTCCTGTCGAGACGATGCTATGGAAGCGTCGAGATG ttgcCACAAATCGAACAGGACGGCTCCGACAATGGGAGAAGATTTCGAGTGGAGAACGGAGATTCTCCAGGCGAAAAAGAGGAA ATGTTCGGATCTCCGAATATACCGATATTGGAAAATCCCGAGTATCAAACACGTTGGTACTTTAAATACTTTCTAGGAAAGC TGCATCAAAATTACGTGGCATCGGATCATGAAAGGAatccactctttctctcagtgGTGATGAGCGAGGGTGGCGATCAATGCGTATCGCATTACAGAGTTATTTTATGGAGACGAACG GGCGCTCAAAAGATATCTCTGCCATTTTCGGCAAACAAGACGATGACCATCAGGCAAATCCTgag CAACTTCTTCGGCCTGGAAAAACTCGACAAGGCACCACGCGAAGTTTTGTCTCCTGAGATACAAAAG GATTTACTATTACTGGAAGAACAAGAAGGATCCGTCAATTTCAAGTTCGGTGTTATATACGCGAAGGAGGGTCAGACAACCGACGACGAGATGTTATCGAACG AAAGTGGCAGCCCCGGTTTCGAGAAGTTCCTCGATATTCTCGGTGAGAAGATACGACTCAGAGGTTGGGACAAGTACCGAGGCGGCCTGGATGTTAAAG GTGACATGACCGGAAGAGAAAGCGTTTATACGATATATGCTGGTCACGAAGTGATGTACCACGTCAGCACAATGCTTCCTTATTCGAAGGACAATCCGCAACAGCTCGAGAGAAAAAGGCATATTGGTAATGACATCGTCAACATCATTTATACGGATGATCCAGCAGCCGTGGATAGTTTCAATCCTAATTGCATAAGGAGTCAATTCACTC acgtATTTGCTGTGGTATCAGCGTTAGGACTCCTTAAAGGTTGGCGAGTTGCCATTTATTGCGACGAAACGGTTCCTCTTTTTGGTCCAAGTCTTCCGTGTCCACCAATATTCGACGATCCTTATCATTTGCGAGAATTCCTTCTAGTCAAACTTATCAATGGCGAGAAAGCAACCTTTAACACGCCAACCTTttctagaaaaagagaaagaactcTGGATGCTCTATTGCGTGATATGTATCAGGAACATGCGCAAGATGGCAAGAGCAAC AGCATGTTGAATCGTCGTGCATTTTCTGACGTTGTTGAAGCACCTGGTCGACGACGAGAAGAAACTCGATCTGTAGAAATGGTCCGCGTTGGTCAGGCTGTTAAATTGGAAGCGATAGTTCGCGGTCTGGCACCAACTTCTCTAGCCACAGTTGGCCCGTTGAAACCAAGACCTTGGGAACCGAGATGTATTTATCCAGATTTCCCTCACGTCGTAATTTGCGGTGACGTTTGGTCGGAGAATAGGATGATACTTGCGACGGAAAATGGAACTTTTCTGGTCGAAG AGGGTCTATCTCACAGAATGATTTTCGATGAGTCAGTTCAAATCAAACAACTCGACGTGGTAGAGCAACACggtattcttctctttcgcgGAATCGATAAAGGCAAAGAAAGCGTATACGTTTTTCGTTTGCGTGAATTCGATTACGATTCGGCTTTGAGTGGAAAAACATACAAATTCCCGGAATTCTTTAACAATCgtgacgacgaagacgagggAGACGAGCACGACGAAGAAACGGAAGAGAACGGTGAGAACGAGGATGATTATAAGGATGGCGAGATCGAGGAAGAAGATTCCGAGACGatttatcgagaaaattttaaattcaaatcATCTTTACGTTCTCGAGCACGGACACACCTTCGACCACCCGCGGTTAGAAGTCGAGCACATATTAAGGATAGAAAATTGGCTCGTACTCGTGGTTGCCATCTCTACAGTATCACCAGGCAAGGTGGCTCGCACTTGCGAATG TGTGCGGCCGTTGGACGACGTTTGACGGTCCTCCAATGGAAACATAATGCAGCTTGGACAGCTTGGTGCTCTTCCGCAGACACCGACACGATCGAAGGTTTCTTATTGCTCAAAGAATTTACAGCTAGCGAAAGCCCAATCCTTATTACGATGATAGAGAGCACCGAGATCGGGAACGAATGGATGCTGTGTTGCGGTGCACGCCATCATTATGAACTCTTCACGGCGTCCGGAAGTTCACGAATAGTTCACGTCGAAACGAACAAACCGCACATAGTCGCAGCGATCGATCTGCGCGAGGATGAGGAACCAGAACTATTGCTCTGTTATAACA ATATGTGTCACTTTCAAAAGTGCTCGGAAGAGAGTACTGCTCCTACGGACTTTGATTTCAAATGGAATTCAGTGCCAATTGCGATAG CTTGTGCTTTTCCTTACGTGATAGCGTTCACCGCTGACACAATGGAAATTCGTTTGATAATAAATGGAAATCTTGTACATACAATCGCCATGCCGAATCTTTGTTTGATAACCTcgaaaagagatatattttttgcCACAACCGCACCAGAATTTCTATCTGGTAAATGCGAACGTATTCGTCTTGATTCGAAACCTACTGACAAAGAGGAACAAGCAAGTAGTCCACCACCAACAACGCAATCTTCCTCCTCGTCTCGATCAAACTCACAAA ATAATCATAGCGATTGGAAACCAATAAGAATCTATAGAATACCATTACAAACTCTCTCGCGAAATATAACGTCAAATTGTAGCCAAAGATGTCCGAGTCCAGTGGAACCAGAAATTGTTTCTGCCTCATTGACGAGCggggaaaataattttttgagcGTAGATTCACCAAGAATCTTAAGCAGATCTTGCAATAGCAGCCCGACACCACCAAGTGTCGCTGAAGATCTGATTCCTACCGTGtgtagaaaatag
- the LOC124950046 gene encoding GTPase-activating Rap/Ran-GAP domain-like protein 3 isoform X10 translates to MLPQIEQDGSDNGRRFRVENGDSPGEKEEMFGSPNIPILENPEYQTRWYFKYFLGKPFLYTIIVTISRIVIILVIVHQNYVASDHERNPLFLSVVMSEGGDQCVSHYRVILWRRTGAQKISLPFSANKTMTIRQILRRSICIFSSNFFGLEKLDKAPREVLSPEIQKDLLLLEEQEGSVNFKFGVIYAKEGQTTDDEMLSNESGSPGFEKFLDILGEKIRLRGWDKYRGGLDVKGDMTGRESVYTIYAGHEVMYHVSTMLPYSKDNPQQLERKRHIGNDIVNIIYTDDPAAVDSFNPNCIRSQFTHVFAVVSALGLLKGWRVAIYCDETVPLFGPSLPCPPIFDDPYHLREFLLVKLINGEKATFNTPTFSRKRERTLDALLRDMYQEHAQDGKSNVSLQRDLLLNSMLNRRAFSDVVEAPGRRREETRSVEMVRVGQAVKLEAIVRGLAPTSLATVGPLKPRPWEPRCIYPDFPHVVICGDVWSENRMILATENGTFLVEEGLSHRMIFDESVQIKQLDVVEQHGILLFRGIDKGKESVYVFRLREFDYDSALSGKTYKFPEFFNNRDDEDEGDEHDEETEENGENEDDYKDGEIEEEDSETIYRENFKFKSSLRSRARTHLRPPAVRSRAHIKDRKLARTRGCHLYSITRQGGSHLRMCAAVGRRLTVLQWKHNAAWTAWCSSADTDTIEGFLLLKEFTASESPILITMIESTEIGNEWMLCCGARHHYELFTASGSSRIVHVETNKPHIVAAIDLREDEEPELLLCYNNMCHFQKCSEESTAPTDFDFKWNSVPIAIACAFPYVIAFTADTMEIRLIINGNLVHTIAMPNLCLITSKRDIFFATTAPEFLSGKCERIRLDSKPTDKEEQASSPPPTTQSSSSSRSNSQNNHSDWKPIRIYRIPLQTLSRNITSNCSQRCPSPVEPEIVSASLTSGENNFLSVDSPRILSRSCNSSPTPPSVAEDLIPTVCRK, encoded by the exons ATG ttgcCACAAATCGAACAGGACGGCTCCGACAATGGGAGAAGATTTCGAGTGGAGAACGGAGATTCTCCAGGCGAAAAAGAGGAA ATGTTCGGATCTCCGAATATACCGATATTGGAAAATCCCGAGTATCAAACACGTTGGTACTTTAAATACTTTCTAGGAAAGC ctttcCTTTACACCATAATCGTAACCATCTCCCGAATCGTAATCATCCTTGTTATAGTGCATCAAAATTACGTGGCATCGGATCATGAAAGGAatccactctttctctcagtgGTGATGAGCGAGGGTGGCGATCAATGCGTATCGCATTACAGAGTTATTTTATGGAGACGAACG GGCGCTCAAAAGATATCTCTGCCATTTTCGGCAAACAAGACGATGACCATCAGGCAAATCCTgag ACGCTCGATTTGCATTTTCTCCAGCAACTTCTTCGGCCTGGAAAAACTCGACAAGGCACCACGCGAAGTTTTGTCTCCTGAGATACAAAAG GATTTACTATTACTGGAAGAACAAGAAGGATCCGTCAATTTCAAGTTCGGTGTTATATACGCGAAGGAGGGTCAGACAACCGACGACGAGATGTTATCGAACG AAAGTGGCAGCCCCGGTTTCGAGAAGTTCCTCGATATTCTCGGTGAGAAGATACGACTCAGAGGTTGGGACAAGTACCGAGGCGGCCTGGATGTTAAAG GTGACATGACCGGAAGAGAAAGCGTTTATACGATATATGCTGGTCACGAAGTGATGTACCACGTCAGCACAATGCTTCCTTATTCGAAGGACAATCCGCAACAGCTCGAGAGAAAAAGGCATATTGGTAATGACATCGTCAACATCATTTATACGGATGATCCAGCAGCCGTGGATAGTTTCAATCCTAATTGCATAAGGAGTCAATTCACTC acgtATTTGCTGTGGTATCAGCGTTAGGACTCCTTAAAGGTTGGCGAGTTGCCATTTATTGCGACGAAACGGTTCCTCTTTTTGGTCCAAGTCTTCCGTGTCCACCAATATTCGACGATCCTTATCATTTGCGAGAATTCCTTCTAGTCAAACTTATCAATGGCGAGAAAGCAACCTTTAACACGCCAACCTTttctagaaaaagagaaagaactcTGGATGCTCTATTGCGTGATATGTATCAGGAACATGCGCAAGATGGCAAGAGCAACGTGAGTCTTCAGCGTGATCTTCTGTTAAAC AGCATGTTGAATCGTCGTGCATTTTCTGACGTTGTTGAAGCACCTGGTCGACGACGAGAAGAAACTCGATCTGTAGAAATGGTCCGCGTTGGTCAGGCTGTTAAATTGGAAGCGATAGTTCGCGGTCTGGCACCAACTTCTCTAGCCACAGTTGGCCCGTTGAAACCAAGACCTTGGGAACCGAGATGTATTTATCCAGATTTCCCTCACGTCGTAATTTGCGGTGACGTTTGGTCGGAGAATAGGATGATACTTGCGACGGAAAATGGAACTTTTCTGGTCGAAG AGGGTCTATCTCACAGAATGATTTTCGATGAGTCAGTTCAAATCAAACAACTCGACGTGGTAGAGCAACACggtattcttctctttcgcgGAATCGATAAAGGCAAAGAAAGCGTATACGTTTTTCGTTTGCGTGAATTCGATTACGATTCGGCTTTGAGTGGAAAAACATACAAATTCCCGGAATTCTTTAACAATCgtgacgacgaagacgagggAGACGAGCACGACGAAGAAACGGAAGAGAACGGTGAGAACGAGGATGATTATAAGGATGGCGAGATCGAGGAAGAAGATTCCGAGACGatttatcgagaaaattttaaattcaaatcATCTTTACGTTCTCGAGCACGGACACACCTTCGACCACCCGCGGTTAGAAGTCGAGCACATATTAAGGATAGAAAATTGGCTCGTACTCGTGGTTGCCATCTCTACAGTATCACCAGGCAAGGTGGCTCGCACTTGCGAATG TGTGCGGCCGTTGGACGACGTTTGACGGTCCTCCAATGGAAACATAATGCAGCTTGGACAGCTTGGTGCTCTTCCGCAGACACCGACACGATCGAAGGTTTCTTATTGCTCAAAGAATTTACAGCTAGCGAAAGCCCAATCCTTATTACGATGATAGAGAGCACCGAGATCGGGAACGAATGGATGCTGTGTTGCGGTGCACGCCATCATTATGAACTCTTCACGGCGTCCGGAAGTTCACGAATAGTTCACGTCGAAACGAACAAACCGCACATAGTCGCAGCGATCGATCTGCGCGAGGATGAGGAACCAGAACTATTGCTCTGTTATAACA ATATGTGTCACTTTCAAAAGTGCTCGGAAGAGAGTACTGCTCCTACGGACTTTGATTTCAAATGGAATTCAGTGCCAATTGCGATAG CTTGTGCTTTTCCTTACGTGATAGCGTTCACCGCTGACACAATGGAAATTCGTTTGATAATAAATGGAAATCTTGTACATACAATCGCCATGCCGAATCTTTGTTTGATAACCTcgaaaagagatatattttttgcCACAACCGCACCAGAATTTCTATCTGGTAAATGCGAACGTATTCGTCTTGATTCGAAACCTACTGACAAAGAGGAACAAGCAAGTAGTCCACCACCAACAACGCAATCTTCCTCCTCGTCTCGATCAAACTCACAAA ATAATCATAGCGATTGGAAACCAATAAGAATCTATAGAATACCATTACAAACTCTCTCGCGAAATATAACGTCAAATTGTAGCCAAAGATGTCCGAGTCCAGTGGAACCAGAAATTGTTTCTGCCTCATTGACGAGCggggaaaataattttttgagcGTAGATTCACCAAGAATCTTAAGCAGATCTTGCAATAGCAGCCCGACACCACCAAGTGTCGCTGAAGATCTGATTCCTACCGTGtgtagaaaatag